CACAGTAAAGGGATAGGACTGCTGCACGTCAAGGTCATCGCTGCACGAGGTCAATATACTGAAGGTCATGCCCATCAGGGCGCATACAAGGGCAAACAGCCCTTTCTTGTTCATAATCGGTTTCATATTCATTTCTTGTTTTAACGGTTTATAAAAAATTACTGTTCAGGCGGAAAATTGCTTTCCAGATATTCGTTCAGGTCCTTGCATCCGGCATACAGGTCGGAACAGTCGTCAATCCTGTCACCGTAGCGTTTCCGAAGGACGGCCAGTGTCCTTTTTCCGGCATCGTCATTGTCCAGGTAGCACCGGATCCTCCCGTAATTGTCCAGAAAAGGGAACGAACGTTCAAGCAGGGTCACCGAATTGAGGACCAGATAATCCTCACCGCGGCTGATGCCGAGTACCTTCCATGAAAGAAAGTCGATAAAGCCCTCAAAAAGGTTGCAGGTAAGCGATCTGTTGCGGATGACGGAGATGTCCTTGGGCGGCAGGCACCATTTCATGAACCTGGTCCGCAGCTCATAGCCTCCGCCCATGTTCCTGAAGCCGACGGCGAAATACCGCTTGCCGTACAGCCAGAACCGTACTTCCTCGCACTCTGCACGGGCAATTTCCGCAGGTATGCCGCGTCCCTTCAGATAGTCGAGCAGGGCATTACAGCGCAAGGGACCGCAAACCACCTCCTCGAAGCGGGAAGGCTCTTTGCGCTTTTCTGTCCTGACACTTTCCTTTTCTCTTTTCTGTCCGGCATATTCGGGGACTGTTCCTCCATATACTCCGGCGATGAACCTCGCCTGCGCCATGAAGCCGTCGCTTCCTGAAAGTTCCCCCGCAAGGGTGAAGATGTCGCCTCCATGCCCGGTGCCGAAGTCATGCCATACGCCCTTACGGGTGTTCACATGGAACGAAGGTGTCCTTTCCTCACGGCACGGGGAGAGATACCAGCATTCGTCGCCATGCCGTCTGACCGGCTCCTGTCCCAGACGGGACAGGAATTC
The window above is part of the Butyricimonas paravirosa genome. Proteins encoded here:
- a CDS encoding toprim domain-containing protein, with the protein product MDIEMIRGIPIEEFLSRLGQEPVRRHGDECWYLSPCREERTPSFHVNTRKGVWHDFGTGHGGDIFTLAGELSGSDGFMAQARFIAGVYGGTVPEYAGQKREKESVRTEKRKEPSRFEEVVCGPLRCNALLDYLKGRGIPAEIARAECEEVRFWLYGKRYFAVGFRNMGGGYELRTRFMKWCLPPKDISVIRNRSLTCNLFEGFIDFLSWKVLGISRGEDYLVLNSVTLLERSFPFLDNYGRIRCYLDNDDAGKRTLAVLRKRYGDRIDDCSDLYAGCKDLNEYLESNFPPEQ